The following coding sequences are from one Oryzisolibacter sp. LB2S window:
- the rpsI gene encoding 30S ribosomal protein S9, which translates to MIGEWNNGTGRRKSSVARVFLKKGSGKITVNGKDIQQYFGRETSIMIAKQPLVLTGNVETFDIQINVHGGGESGQAGAARHGITRALIDYDAALKPQLSAAGFVTRDAREVERKKVGLHSARRAKQFSKR; encoded by the coding sequence ATGATTGGTGAATGGAACAATGGCACCGGCCGTCGCAAGTCCAGCGTCGCCCGCGTGTTTCTGAAGAAGGGTTCCGGCAAGATCACTGTGAATGGCAAGGACATTCAGCAGTACTTCGGCCGCGAGACCTCGATCATGATTGCCAAGCAGCCCCTGGTGCTGACGGGTAACGTCGAGACCTTCGACATCCAGATCAACGTGCACGGTGGTGGCGAGTCCGGCCAGGCCGGCGCCGCCCGCCACGGCATCACGCGCGCCCTGATCGACTATGACGCAGCGCTCAAGCCCCAGCTGAGCGCCGCCGGCTTCGTCACGCGCGACGCCCGCGAGGTCGAGCGCAAGAAGGTCGGTCTGCACTCCGCACGCCGCGCCAAGCAGTTCTCCAAGCGTTAA
- the rplM gene encoding 50S ribosomal protein L13, whose product MTTFSAKPAEVVHEWFVIDATDKVLGRVASEVALRLRGKHKAIYTPHVDTGDFIVVVNASKLKVTGTKNLDKMYYRHSGYPGGITATNFRDLQAKHPGRALEKAVKGMLPKGPLGYAMIKKLKVYGGAEHPHSAQQPKPLAI is encoded by the coding sequence ATGACTACTTTCAGCGCAAAGCCCGCTGAGGTCGTGCACGAGTGGTTTGTGATTGACGCGACCGACAAGGTCCTCGGACGAGTAGCCAGCGAAGTTGCTCTCCGTCTGCGCGGCAAGCACAAGGCCATTTACACGCCTCACGTCGACACCGGTGACTTCATCGTCGTCGTCAACGCCTCCAAGCTCAAGGTCACCGGCACCAAGAACCTGGACAAGATGTACTACCGTCACTCGGGCTATCCGGGCGGCATCACGGCCACCAACTTCCGCGACCTGCAGGCCAAGCACCCCGGCCGCGCGCTGGAGAAGGCCGTCAAGGGCATGCTGCCCAAGGGCCCCCTGGGCTACGCCATGATCAAGAAGCTGAAGGTCTACGGTGGCGCGGAGCATCCGCACAGCGCCCAGCAGCCCAAGCCCCTGGCAATCTAA
- a CDS encoding serine/threonine-protein kinase has product MAPADAVRHAEALPPGTRLKEFEIQALLGVGGFGMVYQAFDHSLQRSVAIKEYMPARLAGRADGQSLWVRSSSDAQSYQAGLASFVDEARLLARFDHPSLVKVFRFWEANHTAYMVMPLYRGMTLKQARARMRTPPSEDWLRQLLWSLMGALRVLHEGQALHRDLSPDNIFLQDHGPPVLLDLGAARHTVGAGSDRHAAVLKVNYAPLEQYGAAGALEQGPWTDLYALGAVVHGCLSGVTPQPATARAEHDRMPSFARLARSVHKRFGLEYSPPFVAAMAQCLALDPRDRPQSVAALMQAMDMVTAPQGHDEFDFRAALGDGAAAPQGAGAQDMAAPPVSAQASIHASAHALRTVVSRRVSAILAMPPLPHVPSVQVPQRIATRSPGLVMGAAAASAAAVVITAGSLWWGADESQPYQTPESEIITEVADPPMLTAQPLAPHEGPARAVDWPAPVAAKGAPIILPASDAPVARPQPAYRAVDPAAQLPDSATVRAIRDAAAVAAAAPQRPAMPGQPSAPQEPCASAGFFARPICLQRECQRAEMAAHPVCVDLRSHQQAREAEALRRQLYTQ; this is encoded by the coding sequence ATGGCGCCGGCCGATGCCGTGCGTCATGCCGAGGCCCTGCCGCCCGGCACGCGGCTCAAGGAGTTCGAGATCCAGGCGCTGCTGGGTGTGGGCGGCTTCGGCATGGTGTATCAGGCCTTCGACCACAGCCTGCAGCGCAGCGTGGCCATCAAGGAGTACATGCCGGCCAGGCTCGCCGGGCGTGCCGATGGGCAGTCGCTGTGGGTGCGCTCCTCGTCCGACGCGCAGTCGTACCAGGCGGGCCTGGCATCGTTCGTGGACGAGGCGCGCCTGCTCGCGCGCTTCGACCATCCCAGCCTGGTCAAGGTGTTCCGCTTCTGGGAGGCCAATCACACGGCCTACATGGTCATGCCCCTGTACCGCGGCATGACGCTCAAGCAGGCGCGCGCCCGCATGCGCACGCCGCCGTCCGAGGACTGGCTGCGTCAGCTGCTGTGGTCCCTCATGGGCGCGCTGCGCGTGCTGCACGAGGGGCAGGCACTGCACCGCGACCTCTCGCCGGACAACATCTTTCTGCAGGACCATGGCCCGCCGGTGCTGCTCGACCTCGGGGCCGCGCGTCACACCGTGGGCGCGGGCAGCGACAGACATGCCGCCGTGCTCAAGGTCAACTATGCGCCGCTGGAGCAGTACGGCGCGGCCGGCGCGCTCGAGCAGGGGCCCTGGACCGACCTGTATGCCCTGGGCGCCGTGGTGCATGGCTGCCTGAGCGGCGTCACGCCGCAGCCGGCCACGGCGCGTGCCGAGCACGACCGCATGCCGTCGTTTGCGCGCTTGGCGCGCAGCGTGCACAAACGCTTCGGGCTGGAATATTCGCCGCCCTTCGTCGCCGCCATGGCGCAATGCCTCGCGCTCGATCCCCGGGACAGGCCGCAGTCCGTCGCCGCGTTGATGCAGGCCATGGACATGGTGACCGCGCCCCAGGGGCATGACGAGTTCGACTTTCGCGCCGCCCTGGGTGACGGCGCGGCCGCGCCGCAGGGCGCGGGCGCGCAGGACATGGCCGCGCCCCCGGTGTCGGCCCAGGCGTCCATCCATGCGTCGGCGCATGCCCTGCGCACGGTCGTCTCGCGGCGGGTGTCCGCCATCCTGGCGATGCCCCCCCTGCCGCACGTGCCATCCGTGCAGGTGCCGCAGCGCATTGCCACGCGCTCGCCCGGGCTCGTGATGGGCGCCGCCGCGGCGTCCGCGGCCGCCGTGGTCATCACCGCGGGCAGCCTCTGGTGGGGGGCGGACGAGTCGCAGCCGTATCAGACGCCCGAGAGCGAGATCATCACCGAGGTGGCCGACCCGCCCATGTTGACGGCTCAGCCCCTGGCGCCGCACGAGGGCCCGGCGCGGGCGGTGGACTGGCCGGCCCCGGTCGCAGCGAAGGGCGCCCCCATCATCCTGCCCGCGTCCGACGCCCCGGTGGCCCGGCCCCAGCCCGCGTACCGCGCGGTCGATCCGGCGGCGCAACTGCCCGACTCGGCGACGGTGCGCGCCATACGCGATGCCGCGGCCGTCGCAGCGGCCGCGCCGCAGCGTCCCGCGATGCCGGGGCAGCCCTCGGCGCCGCAGGAGCCGTGCGCCTCGGCCGGTTTCTTTGCGCGTCCCATCTGCCTGCAGCGCGAATGCCAGAGGGCGGAGATGGCCGCCCATCCCGTCTGCGTGGACCTGCGCAGCCACCAGCAGGCCCGGGAGGCCGAGGCCCTGCGGCGCCAGCTCTATACCCAATGA
- the rlmJ gene encoding 23S rRNA (adenine(2030)-N(6))-methyltransferase RlmJ has protein sequence MFSYRHAFHAGNHADVLKHSVLIATLQHLLQKDAALTVLDTHAGAGLYRLDGDYAATSGEAADGIQRLVSPAAPTTLAPALQDYVDMVRAFNQGPTTRVYPGSPFIAQRLLRAQDRLKLFELHPTDARALAGNIAQLEAGRQVAVLTEDGFEGIRKFLPPPARRALVLCDPSYEIKSDYGRVQDMLQDGLKRFATGVCAVWYPLIARPEAHDLPRRLKTLAQKAGKPWLHATLTVKGGKAAPAAGADRQRRPGLPASGMFLVNPPYTLEPALREALPQMAELLAQDRHAAWSLEGGGS, from the coding sequence ATGTTCAGTTATCGCCACGCCTTCCATGCAGGCAACCATGCCGATGTGCTCAAGCACTCGGTATTGATTGCCACTTTGCAACACCTACTACAGAAAGACGCGGCCTTAACCGTATTGGATACACATGCGGGCGCGGGCCTGTACCGCCTGGACGGCGACTATGCGGCCACCAGCGGCGAGGCCGCCGACGGCATTCAGCGCCTGGTCTCACCGGCCGCGCCGACCACGCTGGCACCGGCGCTGCAGGACTATGTGGACATGGTGCGCGCCTTCAACCAGGGGCCGACCACGCGCGTCTACCCCGGCTCGCCCTTCATCGCCCAGCGCCTGCTGCGCGCGCAGGACCGGCTCAAGCTGTTCGAGCTGCACCCCACGGATGCGCGCGCGCTGGCGGGCAACATCGCCCAGCTTGAGGCAGGCCGCCAGGTGGCGGTGCTCACCGAGGACGGGTTCGAGGGCATCAGAAAGTTTTTGCCTCCACCGGCCCGCAGGGCGCTTGTACTGTGCGACCCAAGCTATGAAATCAAGAGCGACTATGGCCGCGTGCAGGACATGCTGCAGGACGGCCTGAAGCGCTTTGCCACGGGCGTGTGCGCCGTCTGGTACCCCCTCATCGCGCGCCCCGAGGCGCATGACCTGCCACGCCGGCTCAAGACCCTGGCGCAGAAGGCCGGCAAGCCCTGGCTGCATGCCACGCTCACCGTCAAGGGCGGCAAGGCCGCGCCGGCGGCCGGTGCCGACCGGCAGCGCCGCCCCGGGCTGCCCGCCAGCGGCATGTTCCTCGTCAACCCGCCCTACACGCTCGAGCCCGCGCTGCGCGAGGCGCTGCCGCAGATGGCCGAGCTGCTCGCGCAGGACCGGCATGCGGCCTGGAGCCTGGAGGGCGGCGGGTCATAA
- a CDS encoding septal ring lytic transglycosylase RlpA family protein, which yields MPVAPDGPAGAAPTAPVQLVPQHHAEPALRLLPGRSPGERSGPPALRAPQPDEPVLLASGVASWYADSLHGRRTANGERYDREEFTAAHRSLPFGARLCVRSLVNGRTVMVRVNDRGPFTPGRIIDLSRAAAEELGMVGLGVKSVELWRLGSDDDSCPESLAQPAEGSGLGLDAGAAARALQEPAAGQGGRPAPKAAAKRRATRKRR from the coding sequence GTGCCGGTCGCCCCGGATGGGCCCGCGGGCGCTGCTCCCACGGCCCCGGTGCAGCTGGTGCCGCAGCACCATGCCGAGCCCGCCCTGCGCCTGCTGCCAGGGCGCAGCCCGGGCGAGCGCTCGGGCCCGCCGGCGCTGCGCGCGCCCCAGCCCGACGAGCCCGTGCTGCTCGCCAGCGGCGTGGCCTCCTGGTATGCCGACAGCCTGCATGGCCGGCGCACGGCCAATGGCGAGCGCTACGACCGCGAGGAATTCACGGCTGCGCACCGCAGCCTGCCCTTTGGCGCGCGGCTGTGCGTGCGCAGCCTGGTCAATGGCCGCACGGTCATGGTGCGCGTCAACGACCGCGGGCCGTTCACGCCCGGGCGCATCATCGACCTGAGTCGCGCCGCCGCCGAAGAGCTGGGCATGGTCGGCCTGGGCGTCAAGTCGGTCGAGCTGTGGCGGCTTGGCAGCGATGACGACAGCTGCCCCGAGTCGCTCGCGCAGCCGGCGGAAGGCTCGGGCCTGGGCCTGGACGCGGGCGCCGCTGCGCGTGCGCTGCAGGAGCCCGCGGCCGGGCAGGGCGGCAGGCCGGCGCCCAAGGCGGCGGCCAAGCGCCGGGCCACGCGCAAACGTCGCTGA
- the metF gene encoding methylenetetrahydrofolate reductase [NAD(P)H] yields MSLPISFEFFPPKTPEGAEKLRVVREQLYAQKPQFCSVTYGAGGSTQEGTFATVRDIIAEGQQAASHFSCIGATKASVRAQLAELKAMGVRRLVALRGDLPSGYGLGGEFHYASDLVAFIRAETGRDFHIEVAAYPEMHPQARSPEADLQAFATKVRAGADSAITQYFFNADAYCRFVDEARRLGVDLPIVPGIMPITGSTQLMRFSDACGAEIPRWVRLRLAGYGDDVASIRAFGLEMVGRLCEQLVAAGAPGLHFYTMNQSTATLALCRHLGW; encoded by the coding sequence ATGAGCCTGCCTATCAGTTTCGAGTTCTTCCCGCCCAAGACGCCCGAGGGCGCCGAGAAGCTGCGCGTCGTGCGCGAGCAGCTCTACGCGCAGAAGCCGCAGTTCTGCTCGGTCACCTACGGCGCGGGCGGCTCCACGCAGGAGGGCACCTTTGCCACGGTGCGCGACATCATTGCCGAGGGCCAGCAGGCGGCATCGCATTTCTCCTGCATAGGCGCGACCAAGGCCAGCGTGCGTGCGCAGCTCGCCGAATTGAAGGCCATGGGCGTCAGGCGCCTGGTGGCGCTGCGCGGTGACCTGCCCAGCGGCTACGGCCTGGGCGGCGAGTTTCACTACGCGAGCGACCTCGTGGCCTTCATCCGCGCCGAGACCGGGCGCGACTTTCACATCGAGGTCGCTGCCTACCCCGAGATGCACCCCCAGGCGCGCTCGCCCGAGGCCGACCTGCAGGCCTTTGCCACCAAGGTGCGCGCCGGGGCCGATTCGGCCATCACGCAGTATTTCTTCAATGCCGACGCCTACTGCCGCTTCGTCGACGAGGCGCGCCGCCTGGGCGTGGACCTGCCCATCGTGCCCGGCATCATGCCGATCACCGGCTCCACGCAGCTCATGCGCTTTTCCGACGCCTGCGGCGCCGAGATCCCGCGCTGGGTGCGCCTGCGCCTGGCGGGCTATGGCGACGATGTGGCGAGCATCCGCGCCTTCGGCCTGGAGATGGTCGGACGCCTGTGCGAGCAGCTTGTCGCGGCCGGCGCGCCGGGCCTGCACTTCTACACCATGAACCAGAGCACGGCCACGCTGGCGCTGTGCCGGCATCTGGGGTGGTGA
- a CDS encoding TlyA family RNA methyltransferase, which yields MRADVFLVEGGHAATRSQAQRLIAAGVQWRLASTLPWNKVAKNGDDIPVGAELQLLDAAEAKYLSRGGLKLEGALSATGLSVAGLRCLDVGQSTGGFTDCLLQAGAAQVIGVDVGQGQLHELLRADPRVIGCEGVNARHLTPDALVEACEEAISERIETEVEDNETQPKAPYAWMRNGGMVDDDYDDSDDAKEHEIEAFKAERAAKAQARAAGDIATERRRLAGREGDDLTPVFPFITGDLSFISLTLVLPALAPLLAPGGDLLMLVKPQFELQPGQVGKGGIVRDASLYPQVEERIRQACAAAGLQVAGWYDSAIPGGDGNREFFIHARRAA from the coding sequence ATGCGCGCCGATGTATTTCTCGTCGAGGGCGGCCACGCAGCCACCCGCTCCCAGGCCCAGCGCCTGATCGCCGCCGGTGTGCAATGGCGCCTGGCCAGCACCCTGCCCTGGAACAAGGTGGCCAAGAACGGCGACGACATTCCCGTGGGTGCCGAGTTGCAGCTGCTCGACGCGGCAGAGGCCAAATACCTCTCGCGCGGCGGCCTCAAGCTCGAGGGCGCGCTCTCCGCCACGGGCCTTTCGGTCGCCGGCCTGCGCTGCCTGGACGTGGGCCAGAGCACGGGCGGTTTTACCGACTGCCTGCTGCAGGCCGGCGCGGCCCAGGTGATTGGCGTGGACGTGGGCCAGGGCCAGCTGCATGAGCTCCTGCGCGCAGACCCGCGCGTGATCGGCTGCGAGGGCGTGAACGCGCGCCACCTCACGCCCGACGCGCTGGTCGAGGCCTGCGAGGAGGCGATCAGCGAGCGCATAGAGACCGAGGTCGAGGACAACGAGACCCAGCCCAAGGCGCCCTACGCCTGGATGCGCAACGGCGGCATGGTGGACGACGACTACGACGACAGCGATGACGCCAAGGAGCACGAGATCGAGGCCTTCAAGGCCGAGCGCGCTGCCAAGGCCCAGGCCCGTGCAGCGGGCGACATCGCCACCGAGCGCCGGCGCCTGGCCGGGCGCGAGGGCGACGACCTGACGCCCGTTTTCCCCTTCATCACCGGTGACCTGTCCTTCATCTCGCTGACGCTGGTGCTGCCCGCGCTCGCGCCGCTCCTGGCCCCGGGCGGCGACCTGCTCATGCTGGTCAAGCCGCAGTTCGAGCTGCAGCCCGGCCAGGTGGGCAAGGGCGGCATCGTGCGCGACGCGAGCCTCTACCCGCAGGTCGAGGAGCGCATCCGCCAGGCCTGCGCCGCTGCCGGCCTTCAGGTGGCGGGCTGGTACGACAGCGCTATCCCCGGCGGCGACGGCAACCGCGAATTTTTCATACACGCAAGGAGGGCCGCATGA
- the ahcY gene encoding adenosylhomocysteinase — protein MSAAFKAHDSAIADITLADWGRKEIKIAETEMPGLMAVREEFAASQPLKGARITGSLHMTIQTAVLIETLKALGADVRWASCNIFSTQDHAAAAIAATGTPVFAIKGESLKDYWDYTHAIFEFGPAGTKDEGPNMILDDGGDATMLMHLGMRAEKDISVLANPGSEEEKIVFAAIKAKLAQDPTWYSRKSAHIMGVTEETTTGVHRLNEMSAKGQLKFRAINVNDSVTKSKFDNLYGCRESLVDGIKRATDVMIAGKVACVAGYGDVGKGSAQALRALSAQVWVTEIDPINALQAAMEGYRVVTMDYAADKCDIFVTTTGNRDVITFEHMQAMKNEAIVCNIGHFDNEIQVAKLEEHCQWEEIKPQVDHVIFKDGKRIILLAKGRLVNLGCATGHPSFVMSNSFANQTLAQIELYTRPEAYEVGKVYVLPKILDEKVARLHLKKVGAQLTELTDAQAAYIGVSKSGPYKPDTYRY, from the coding sequence ATGAGCGCAGCATTCAAAGCCCATGACTCGGCCATCGCCGACATCACCCTGGCCGACTGGGGCCGCAAGGAAATCAAGATCGCCGAGACCGAGATGCCCGGCCTGATGGCGGTGCGCGAGGAATTTGCCGCCAGCCAGCCGCTCAAGGGCGCGCGCATCACCGGCAGCCTGCACATGACCATCCAGACGGCCGTGCTGATCGAGACGCTCAAAGCCTTGGGCGCCGACGTGCGCTGGGCCTCGTGCAACATCTTCTCCACGCAGGATCACGCCGCCGCCGCGATTGCCGCCACGGGCACGCCGGTGTTCGCCATCAAGGGCGAGTCGCTCAAGGACTACTGGGACTACACCCACGCCATCTTCGAATTCGGCCCTGCCGGCACCAAGGACGAAGGCCCCAACATGATCCTGGACGACGGCGGCGACGCCACTATGCTCATGCACCTGGGCATGCGCGCCGAGAAGGACATCTCCGTGCTGGCCAACCCCGGCAGCGAGGAAGAAAAAATCGTCTTTGCCGCCATCAAGGCCAAGCTCGCCCAGGACCCCACCTGGTACAGCAGGAAGAGCGCCCACATCATGGGCGTGACCGAGGAGACCACCACGGGCGTGCATCGCCTCAACGAGATGTCGGCCAAGGGCCAGCTCAAGTTCCGCGCCATCAACGTCAACGACTCGGTCACCAAGTCCAAGTTCGACAACCTCTACGGCTGCCGCGAGTCGCTGGTGGATGGCATCAAGCGCGCCACCGACGTGATGATCGCCGGCAAGGTCGCCTGCGTGGCCGGCTATGGCGACGTGGGCAAGGGATCGGCCCAGGCGCTGCGCGCCCTCTCGGCCCAGGTCTGGGTGACCGAGATCGACCCCATCAACGCCCTGCAGGCCGCGATGGAGGGCTACCGCGTGGTGACCATGGACTACGCCGCCGACAAGTGCGACATCTTCGTGACCACCACGGGCAACCGCGACGTCATCACCTTCGAGCACATGCAGGCCATGAAGAACGAGGCCATCGTGTGCAACATCGGCCACTTCGACAACGAGATCCAGGTCGCCAAGCTCGAAGAACATTGCCAGTGGGAAGAGATCAAGCCCCAGGTCGATCACGTGATCTTCAAGGACGGCAAGCGCATCATCCTGCTGGCCAAGGGGCGGCTGGTGAACCTGGGCTGCGCCACCGGCCACCCGAGCTTTGTGATGAGCAACTCGTTTGCCAACCAGACCCTGGCGCAGATCGAGCTCTACACCCGTCCCGAGGCCTACGAGGTGGGCAAGGTCTACGTGCTGCCCAAGATCCTCGACGAGAAGGTGGCGCGCCTGCACCTGAAGAAGGTGGGCGCCCAGCTCACCGAACTGACCGACGCCCAGGCCGCCTACATCGGCGTGAGCAAGAGCGGGCCGTACAAGCCCGATACCTATAGGTACTGA
- a CDS encoding type II toxin-antitoxin system ParD family antitoxin, protein MSTVTMNISLTDELKAFVDARVQARGYSSTSEYMRDLVRRDEERAAEERFVALIQEGLDSPAGRPWEEHRAELRARIAAARAAESKPA, encoded by the coding sequence ATGAGCACGGTCACCATGAATATTTCGCTCACCGACGAGCTGAAGGCGTTTGTTGACGCCCGCGTGCAGGCGCGCGGCTACAGCAGCACCAGCGAGTACATGCGCGACCTGGTGCGCCGCGACGAGGAACGCGCGGCCGAGGAGCGCTTTGTGGCGCTGATTCAGGAGGGGCTCGACTCCCCCGCCGGCCGCCCCTGGGAGGAGCATCGCGCCGAGTTGCGTGCACGCATTGCAGCCGCCCGCGCCGCCGAGAGCAAGCCTGCGTGA
- a CDS encoding type II toxin-antitoxin system RelE/ParE family toxin, whose product MKPVIPRVAAETDVNDIFAYYREQGGSSLAERFVDDYDSALLHIARHPDTGSARYAGHVPGLRFWTLRHFPLAVFYVEQADFIDIVRVLHQARDLPIHLS is encoded by the coding sequence GTGAAGCCCGTCATACCGCGCGTTGCTGCGGAAACAGACGTCAACGACATCTTCGCGTACTACCGGGAGCAAGGAGGCTCCAGCCTGGCAGAACGGTTTGTGGACGATTACGACAGCGCCCTGCTGCACATCGCCCGACATCCCGACACCGGTTCAGCGCGCTATGCCGGCCATGTACCCGGCCTGCGCTTCTGGACGCTGCGCCACTTCCCACTGGCCGTCTTCTACGTGGAGCAAGCCGACTTCATCGACATCGTGCGCGTGCTGCACCAGGCCCGTGACCTGCCCATCCATCTCTCCTAA
- a CDS encoding peptide chain release factor 3 — protein MSYASETRRRRTFAIISHPDAGKTTLTEKLLLFSGAIQIAGAVKGRKASRHATSDWMEIEKQRGISVASSVMQMSYRDHVINLLDTPGHKDFSEDTYRVLTAVDSALMVIDAANGVEAQTRRLIEVCRQRDTPIISFVNKMDREVRDPLDILDEVERELGMPCCPMTWPVGQGKTFGGIIDLRTQSMTVFQAGSEKRPEDFEVIPLTEVDRLRARFGKAYDDAIESMELAVGASIAWDHQEFLAARLTPVFFGSGVNNFGVQEVLNAVVDMSPPPGPRMAWREVGREREQVTVRPEDKGFAGVVFKVQANMDANHRDRIAFVRVASGKYTPGMKMKVQRTGKELRPTSVVTFMSQRREAVDEAYAGDIIGFTIHGGVQLGDSITDGPPLQFTGLPFFAPELFMTVVLKNPLRSKQLQQGLMELGEEGAIQVFKPDAGGNMLLGAVGQLQFEVVQHRLKTEYDCDVRLEGCQYTGARWITADTPAELREFENAYPLRMAHDAANTLTYLCTSPYDVRLAQERFPKIHFHPLREHAGLALSSSH, from the coding sequence GTGTCCTACGCCTCCGAAACGCGCCGCCGCCGCACCTTCGCCATCATTTCCCACCCCGACGCGGGCAAGACCACGCTGACGGAAAAGCTGCTGCTGTTCTCGGGCGCGATCCAGATCGCCGGCGCCGTCAAGGGCCGCAAGGCCAGCCGCCATGCCACGTCCGACTGGATGGAGATCGAGAAGCAGCGCGGCATCTCGGTGGCCAGCTCGGTCATGCAGATGAGCTACCGCGACCATGTCATCAACCTGCTCGACACGCCCGGTCACAAGGACTTCAGTGAGGATACCTATCGCGTGCTCACCGCCGTCGATTCGGCACTGATGGTGATCGACGCGGCCAACGGCGTGGAGGCGCAGACGAGGCGCCTGATCGAGGTCTGCCGCCAGCGCGATACGCCCATCATCAGCTTCGTCAACAAGATGGACCGCGAGGTGCGCGACCCGCTGGACATCCTCGACGAGGTCGAGCGCGAGCTCGGCATGCCCTGCTGCCCCATGACCTGGCCCGTGGGCCAGGGCAAGACCTTTGGCGGCATCATCGACCTGCGCACGCAGAGCATGACGGTGTTCCAGGCCGGCAGCGAAAAGCGCCCGGAGGACTTCGAGGTCATCCCGCTCACCGAGGTGGACAGGCTGCGCGCGCGCTTCGGCAAGGCCTACGACGACGCCATCGAAAGCATGGAGCTGGCCGTGGGCGCGTCGATTGCCTGGGATCACCAGGAGTTTCTGGCCGCGCGCCTGACACCGGTGTTCTTCGGCTCAGGCGTGAACAACTTCGGTGTGCAGGAGGTGCTCAACGCCGTGGTCGACATGTCGCCCCCGCCCGGCCCGCGCATGGCCTGGCGCGAAGTGGGCCGCGAGCGCGAGCAGGTTACGGTACGCCCCGAGGACAAGGGCTTTGCCGGCGTGGTCTTCAAGGTGCAGGCCAACATGGACGCCAACCACCGCGACCGCATCGCCTTCGTGCGCGTGGCCAGTGGCAAATACACGCCAGGCATGAAGATGAAGGTGCAGCGCACGGGCAAGGAACTGCGCCCAACCAGCGTCGTCACCTTCATGAGCCAGCGGCGCGAGGCGGTCGACGAGGCCTACGCCGGCGACATCATCGGCTTCACCATCCACGGCGGCGTGCAGCTGGGCGACTCCATCACCGACGGCCCACCACTGCAGTTCACCGGCCTGCCCTTCTTCGCGCCCGAGCTGTTCATGACCGTGGTGCTCAAGAACCCGCTGCGCTCCAAGCAGCTGCAGCAGGGCCTGATGGAGCTGGGCGAGGAAGGCGCCATCCAGGTCTTCAAGCCCGACGCCGGCGGCAACATGCTGCTGGGCGCCGTGGGCCAGCTGCAGTTCGAGGTGGTGCAGCATCGCCTCAAGACCGAGTACGACTGCGACGTGCGCCTGGAAGGCTGCCAATACACGGGCGCGCGCTGGATCACGGCCGACACGCCGGCCGAGCTGCGCGAGTTCGAGAACGCCTACCCGCTGCGCATGGCGCACGATGCGGCCAACACACTGACCTATCTGTGCACCAGTCCGTATGACGTGCGGCTGGCGCAGGAGCGGTTTCCGAAGATTCACTTTCACCCGCTGAGGGAGCATGCGGGGTTGGCGCTGAGCAGCAGCCACTGA
- a CDS encoding HAD-IIB family hydrolase, which translates to MQPLSQWQPPTDLVGVLTDIDDTLTTDGAITPDALAALGDLKAAGLHVIPITGRPVGWSAPFAATWPVDAIVAENGACALLPQDSSHIGIEGAPGKRGQLLKIYQQDDATRAANYRAMQQVLADIEARVPGARRAQDSAGRECDIAIDHSEFTHLPQAAIDACVQIMRAAGMNATVSSIHINGWYGAHDKLVGARWIVRELLGRELDAELHRWVYVGDSTNDQRMFEHFPHSVGVANIARFVPQLVHLPRYVTQGERGAGFAELARALLTR; encoded by the coding sequence ATGCAGCCGCTTTCCCAATGGCAGCCGCCCACTGACCTCGTGGGCGTGCTCACCGACATCGACGACACCCTGACCACCGACGGCGCCATCACGCCCGACGCGCTGGCCGCGCTTGGTGATCTGAAGGCCGCCGGCCTGCATGTCATCCCCATCACCGGGCGGCCCGTGGGCTGGAGCGCGCCCTTTGCCGCCACCTGGCCCGTGGACGCCATCGTGGCCGAAAACGGTGCCTGCGCCCTGCTGCCACAGGATTCAAGCCATATTGGCATCGAAGGCGCTCCAGGCAAGCGCGGACAGCTATTGAAAATATATCAACAGGACGATGCCACGCGTGCCGCCAACTACCGCGCCATGCAGCAGGTGCTGGCCGACATCGAGGCGCGCGTGCCGGGGGCGCGGCGCGCCCAGGACTCGGCCGGGCGCGAGTGCGACATTGCCATCGACCACAGCGAGTTCACCCACCTGCCCCAGGCCGCCATCGACGCCTGCGTGCAGATCATGCGCGCGGCCGGCATGAACGCCACGGTCAGCAGCATCCACATCAACGGCTGGTATGGCGCGCACGACAAGCTCGTGGGCGCGCGCTGGATCGTGCGCGAGCTGCTGGGGCGAGAGCTTGACGCCGAGCTCCATCGCTGGGTGTACGTGGGCGACTCGACCAACGACCAGCGCATGTTCGAGCATTTCCCGCACAGCGTGGGCGTGGCCAACATCGCGCGCTTCGTGCCGCAGCTCGTGCATCTGCCGCGCTATGTCACGCAGGGCGAGCGCGGCGCGGGCTTTGCCGAACTGGCACGCGCCCTGCTGACTCGCTGA